The Pirellulales bacterium region CGCGACCGCTTCGCCATCGTCGGATGGCACCGCTGGCGGAGCCAAATAGGCCCCCGGCTTACATTCGCAATTGTCATTCGTGACCCCAGCGGCGTAGGATCGCATTGATGGTTGCACCCTTGTCTCGACTCCGCCGGTTTCGATTTCGCTTGCGGCTGCGAACGCTATTGCTGCTAGTGGCGGTCTTGGCCGTTCCATGCGCCTGGCTCGGATCGCAAGTGAAGCTGGTGCGGGAGCGAGCGGCGCTGATCGACCGCGTCGAAGCCGCCGGCGGCGAGGTTTTCTCTTCAAGCGAGTGGCTCGCGGATAGGGCCTCGGGAACGCCACAACCGAAACCAGCACAGCCGGTCTGGCAGCCCGAGATCATAATTAAGGCCGGCAATTTGCCCCGCCGAGATTTATCCTCGATCAGACGGTGGCTTGGAGACCGGGACATCAGTTCGATTCGGATTCCGGAGAAATTTCCCGATGCCGACGAAAAGCGGATCCTCGACCTGTTTCCCCAAGCTGATGTCACAAAGTTCTACCCCACACCGCGAGCCGTTCCTCGATCATGAAATGGGCCATCTGCAACGAAACGTTCGTCGATTGGCCGCACCAGCGGGCGTTTGAATTCGCTGCCGAGTGCGGCTACACCGGCATCGAGATCGCGCCGTTTACGCTCGGCAGCGACGTGCGTGCAATTGACGCAGCGATGCGATCACAGACTCGCATGCTCGCCGAGCGCGCGGGGCTCGAAGTCGTCGGCCTGCACTGGCTATTGGCGAAAACCAGCGGACTGCATCTAACTTCACCGGACGCGGAAGTGCGGCGTCGAACCGGCGATTATCTGGCTGATCTGGCCCACCTGTGCCGCGATTTGGGCGGAAGCATCCTTGTGCTCGGCTCGCCGCAGCAGCGCAATTTGCTGCCGGGCGTGTCGCCAGCCGAAGGAACCGCGCATGCCCAAGAGGTGATCGAGCGGGCGCTGCCGGCATTGGAAGAGACCGGCACTGTGCTCGGCATCGAACCGCTCTCCGCGGCCGACGGCAATTTCCTGCTCACCGCGGCCGAGGGGGCCGAACTGGTGCGCCGCCTCGGCTCACCCCATTGCCGGCTGCACCTTGATTGCAAAGCGATGTCGAGCGAGACCGAATTCGGCAAGACACTTCCAATCCCCGAATTGATCCGCCGCCATCGGGCCGATCTGGTGCATTTCCACGCCAACGACCCGAATCTGCGCGGCCCCGGTTTCGGCGAGTTGGATTTCAAGCCGATCTTGGCGGCTTTGAACGAGACCGGCTACGACGGCTGGGTGTCGGTCGAAGTGTTCGACTACTCGCCGGGACCCGAGCGGCTGGCCCGAGAAAGCATCGACTATCTATGCCGCTCGACCGTCCCGCCACACTAGCCCGAAGCGTCAGCGAGGGAGCGCCGGTTAGCGTGTTCTCCCTCGCTAACGCTTCGGGCTGGTGTGCTGAACCGAGTGCCACTGGGTTTGCCGGTGTTTGCAGCGGGGACGGCGTCAACTCGCGGCGCATCCTCGCTAACGCTTCGGGCTGGTGTGCTGAACCATGTGCCACTGGCTTTGCCGGTGTTTGCAGCGGGGGCGGCGTCAACTCGCGGCGCATCCTCGCTAACGCTTCGGGCTGGTGTGCTGAACCATATGTGCCACTGGGTTTGCCGGTGTTTGCAGCGGGGGCGGCGTCAACTCGCGGCGCATCCTCGCTAACGCTTCGGGCTGGTGTGTGCCGGTCGGTGGCCGCGGCGCGATCAGCCGGCGCTGGCTTTCATTTCGGCCAGATATTGGGCGGTGCCAACCAGGCGGTCCCAATTCTCATAGATATAGTTGGGCGGACCGCCGATCTGGGCCACCGATTGAGCGACCAATTCGGTCGGCACCATTTCGATCGCGTCCCAGGGGCAAACGGTCAGTTCGTAGGGATTCGATTTTTTCTGCGGGATATGCACGCACACCTCGCAGCCTACGCAGCGCTCCAGATCGATCTGGCACCAACTCTGCATGTTCGGCATATTGCCAAACTGCTGAATCTTGATGATGCAATCGACAGGGCAGACCTCGATACAGGCCTCGCAACCGGTGCAGTTGTCGGCGTTAATAACCGCCAACTCCTTCGGCAATTTCTTTCGTGGCCCTTGCTTGGCCATCGTGGAATCCTCAATTTGACGGGAACGATCGCAACATCCAGCCCGCATACGCATCAACTAGCCGAAACCCACTAGAATCATAGTCGCTGACCGACAACTCGCCAATGGCGGGAAAGCTGCCAATGCAGCCCAAAGCAGCGCCGGCGGCCTCGGTGCAAACTGCAATCGGCACAACCGCACTGGCAACGTGGACCTTTCGATCGTCGAATTCAAAGGGGGCAACGAGGGAAAGCTCCAGATCACGAAGGCCTATCGGCCGACACGGGCGGGTTGAATAGCGGTTCGGGCATGAGCGATTCGGGATCGCGCTCCGAAATGGCTGCCTCGGAGCTGAAGTACGACCGCCTCAACGACATCCGACTCGCGCCCGAAACCGTAGCATCGCAGCATCACGAGCCGGCGCTCGCGGATTTCCCCGCTCGACTTCGATCACGAGAATCCCGAGACAATGTGTTGCTGGAATCGGACAGCCTCGCGACGGCGGTTTGTTGCCGTTGGGCTTTATCCGGAGCGCTGGGCGCTTGCCGCACTCCACGCTCGGTGGCGGCGCGCCGCTCACGCGATTATACTCCCGCAATCACCGCACAGTAGAATCCAATGCTGTGGCCCCCAACCGCGAGCGATATCAACCATGCACGATCGAATTCGGCATCTGGCAATGTTTTGCGGCCTTCGATGCCATGCGGCGATCTTCCACCGGCTTGCCGCCGTATTCGTGTGCGCCGCGTTGGTCGTCGTGTCGCTCCTATTTGCCGCTCTCTCAGCCCCGCCCGCCGCGGCCGCCGCGGCCGATGCTCCGCAACCCCCGCCAGCACAGGCCAGCCACGATGCTCTCGCCGCGCTCGCGGCGGCGCTTGGCAAA contains the following coding sequences:
- a CDS encoding 4Fe-4S binding protein, which produces MAKQGPRKKLPKELAVINADNCTGCEACIEVCPVDCIIKIQQFGNMPNMQSWCQIDLERCVGCEVCVHIPQKKSNPYELTVCPWDAIEMVPTELVAQSVAQIGGPPNYIYENWDRLVGTAQYLAEMKASAG
- a CDS encoding sugar phosphate isomerase/epimerase family protein — encoded protein: MKWAICNETFVDWPHQRAFEFAAECGYTGIEIAPFTLGSDVRAIDAAMRSQTRMLAERAGLEVVGLHWLLAKTSGLHLTSPDAEVRRRTGDYLADLAHLCRDLGGSILVLGSPQQRNLLPGVSPAEGTAHAQEVIERALPALEETGTVLGIEPLSAADGNFLLTAAEGAELVRRLGSPHCRLHLDCKAMSSETEFGKTLPIPELIRRHRADLVHFHANDPNLRGPGFGELDFKPILAALNETGYDGWVSVEVFDYSPGPERLARESIDYLCRSTVPPH